A stretch of Spirochaeta cellobiosiphila DSM 17781 DNA encodes these proteins:
- a CDS encoding HAMP domain-containing sensor histidine kinase — protein sequence MSKTWKTYLNSKFVFIIALNILLIIIPLYGFTVIRSSNYQAQYIRLLSAQEINYYKAYASVPVIAPYQRTLIIDPLNLDIKEDSDWIKNDVFTYQPKLDKVPSFIRGFFSGPSRPTLSSFMIIEQLKESITKNKRQTGTLKGRYLYGMIPFKKDHTRGLMALTIVDKSDIQINNFLAKGELFILTIFSGLLAFLSSCLYYRQLIKPLNILSKAIQESHLLSSEPYIQGLTKKKDELGQLTRAFIRKSRVIHQKGEEIISFTEDVLHELKNPLASIRNSLELLEDHTTSITDQDHLIEILQNETGRMELLLHEIREYSLFGTEKENKHISSTIYPHLILLQIIKLYNSYDIQLSCNCKKAINMKENDFISIMTNILDNGTSFSPQPGSIHITYEQDKEKTILKIGDKGPGVADKNKIFDRFYSYRPGETIKNKHSGLGLAIVKRIIDSYGYSIICEENKPEGTCFLLYFPTFS from the coding sequence ATGTCTAAAACATGGAAAACCTATCTTAATAGTAAGTTTGTATTCATTATTGCCCTTAATATTTTACTTATAATCATTCCCCTCTACGGTTTTACAGTGATTCGCTCCAGTAATTATCAAGCTCAATACATAAGATTATTATCTGCACAGGAAATAAACTATTATAAAGCGTACGCTAGTGTCCCTGTCATTGCCCCCTATCAAAGAACATTAATCATTGACCCACTCAATCTGGATATAAAAGAAGATAGTGATTGGATAAAAAATGATGTTTTCACCTATCAACCAAAGTTAGATAAGGTCCCCTCTTTTATCAGAGGATTTTTTAGCGGACCCTCTAGACCTACCCTGTCTTCCTTTATGATAATAGAGCAACTAAAAGAATCCATCACTAAGAACAAAAGACAAACAGGCACTCTGAAAGGACGTTACCTCTATGGAATGATACCATTTAAGAAGGATCACACAAGGGGGTTGATGGCCCTTACGATTGTTGATAAATCAGATATTCAAATCAATAATTTTCTAGCCAAAGGAGAACTCTTTATACTGACTATATTTAGTGGACTCCTCGCTTTTTTATCTTCCTGTCTTTACTATAGACAACTTATTAAGCCCCTTAATATTTTAAGCAAAGCTATTCAAGAATCACATCTACTATCTTCAGAACCTTACATACAGGGACTAACTAAAAAGAAAGATGAGTTAGGACAACTAACAAGAGCCTTTATAAGAAAATCTCGTGTTATCCATCAAAAAGGGGAAGAAATTATATCCTTTACAGAGGATGTCCTTCATGAGTTGAAGAATCCTTTGGCTAGTATCCGGAATAGTCTGGAGCTATTGGAAGATCACACCACCTCGATAACAGATCAGGATCATCTTATTGAAATACTACAGAATGAAACAGGAAGAATGGAATTATTGTTACATGAAATACGGGAGTATAGTTTATTTGGAACTGAGAAGGAGAATAAACACATATCATCGACTATCTATCCTCATCTCATTCTGCTACAAATCATTAAACTATATAATAGTTATGATATTCAGCTTTCCTGTAACTGCAAAAAAGCTATCAATATGAAAGAAAATGACTTTATATCTATTATGACCAATATACTGGATAATGGCACCAGTTTTTCACCCCAACCCGGATCTATTCATATCACTTATGAACAGGATAAGGAAAAAACAATACTTAAAATAGGTGATAAAGGTCCTGGTGTTGCTGATAAGAACAAAATATTTGATCGTTTCTACAGTTATCGACCTGGTGAAACCATAAAAAATAAACATTCCGGCCTAGGACTAGCCATTGTCAAGCGAATCATAGATTCCTATGGCTATTCCATTATCTGTGAAGAGAATAAGCCAGAAGGGACTTGTTTCCTCCTGTATTTCCCCACCTTCTCCTAA
- the ptsP gene encoding phosphoenolpyruvate--protein phosphotransferase gives MIKPNQQVLKLIKAIEEMAATINPSVPFEQRAKKVAEILTKFLNANSITIYLHSHVQDIYTVWPESFENKERKDHIYNFWLGKEKTYKGEVGTVLKRGRNKIGAILGSFDTNAPNEPDFNDIRKVIAFHSIAHRISLIFENGLLLQMRGRFPDQKGWDPFSRDMDRRGLRFYGKQRRPYPYRDFFDDTNAELELPPPLPEMDEDSSSSIPESPIFAETVSSGFFEGDSILWESNLDIDMEGDKELKVEDLEEAYKATKSQLIQIKQEASEKLDNAVAAIFDAHLLMLSDAQFYGRIKEKSEKGKPIIEAIRDVVQELESVFQSLEDKGIREKAQDIKDLGARLIRNLRGDSTVSELRYSDKVILAEEMFPSELVALAAQNVGAIILIDSGMTSHLSILARSLEIPTMLTLDSSLLKIPDKTRLALDPYNSQILFNPQPEHIQQLRIYEKQRKQEIDDVSVLSAVHLRLEQHLLDVIPAIRANVNLYHDAQRAKTLCAEGIGLYRSEFPYIIRSDYLGEEDQYAIYSRIADTFPEAPLYFRTADIGGDKELSWNKQNEANPFLGVRGIRFSLSNPEMFQDQLRAMLRAGYERDLRIMFPMVSGVEEIHSAKEHIKKAIDCLVQEGYDCNRNPKLGAMIELPSAVIIAERLAEELDFFSIGTNDLVMYLLGADRTNGNLIDLYCIHHPAVLITLDSLIKRLSTYDVEISVCGDSASDPAMLPFYLALKISSISVSPDNLIKVRKYIAALDQAKVEEIHDRMLAIRDSAEMNAYVKSVAQEIEERVHELFE, from the coding sequence ATGATAAAGCCCAACCAGCAAGTACTTAAGCTAATTAAAGCTATCGAAGAAATGGCCGCTACTATTAATCCTTCCGTTCCTTTTGAACAAAGAGCCAAAAAGGTAGCAGAGATACTGACCAAGTTCCTCAATGCTAATTCCATAACCATTTATTTACATTCCCATGTTCAGGATATTTATACCGTTTGGCCCGAGTCTTTTGAGAATAAAGAACGAAAAGATCATATATACAACTTTTGGTTAGGCAAAGAAAAAACGTATAAAGGCGAAGTTGGGACTGTTCTAAAACGTGGACGAAATAAAATTGGAGCTATCCTGGGATCATTTGACACTAACGCTCCTAATGAACCGGACTTTAACGATATAAGAAAGGTCATAGCCTTTCATAGTATTGCCCATAGAATATCCCTTATTTTTGAGAATGGCCTTTTACTACAAATGAGAGGGAGGTTTCCTGATCAAAAGGGATGGGACCCCTTCTCCAGAGATATGGATAGGAGAGGCTTACGTTTCTATGGCAAGCAACGTCGCCCCTATCCCTATAGAGATTTTTTTGATGATACAAATGCGGAATTAGAACTTCCACCTCCCCTACCCGAAATGGACGAAGATAGCTCCTCCTCTATTCCTGAATCGCCAATCTTTGCCGAGACAGTATCCAGTGGATTTTTTGAAGGGGATTCAATCCTGTGGGAATCAAATCTGGATATAGATATGGAAGGAGACAAAGAGCTAAAGGTTGAAGACCTGGAAGAAGCCTATAAAGCGACAAAATCCCAACTTATTCAAATAAAACAGGAAGCTTCAGAAAAATTAGATAATGCTGTTGCAGCTATCTTTGATGCCCACCTTCTTATGCTATCTGATGCCCAGTTTTATGGAAGAATTAAGGAAAAGTCAGAAAAGGGAAAACCCATTATAGAAGCCATTCGTGATGTAGTGCAGGAGCTGGAGTCGGTCTTTCAATCCCTGGAAGACAAGGGAATTAGGGAGAAAGCCCAGGATATAAAGGATTTAGGCGCCCGCCTGATTCGTAACTTGCGGGGAGACTCAACAGTATCGGAGCTAAGGTATTCGGACAAAGTCATCCTGGCCGAAGAGATGTTCCCTTCTGAACTGGTAGCATTAGCAGCTCAAAATGTGGGGGCCATTATCTTAATTGATTCAGGAATGACCTCTCACTTATCCATTCTAGCCAGGTCACTTGAAATCCCAACAATGCTGACTTTGGATAGCAGTCTATTAAAAATACCTGATAAGACAAGATTGGCATTAGACCCTTATAACAGTCAAATTCTGTTCAACCCCCAACCTGAGCATATTCAACAATTAAGAATCTATGAGAAGCAGCGAAAACAGGAGATTGATGATGTTTCTGTATTATCAGCTGTTCATTTAAGATTGGAACAACATTTATTAGATGTTATTCCAGCGATCAGGGCTAATGTCAATCTCTATCATGATGCGCAAAGAGCTAAAACCTTATGTGCAGAAGGAATAGGTCTTTATCGAAGTGAATTCCCCTACATTATCCGTAGTGATTATCTGGGAGAGGAAGACCAATATGCCATCTATAGCCGTATTGCTGATACTTTTCCAGAAGCACCTCTCTATTTTAGAACGGCTGATATTGGGGGAGATAAAGAATTATCCTGGAACAAGCAAAATGAAGCGAACCCTTTCTTAGGGGTAAGGGGAATACGTTTTTCTTTATCCAACCCAGAAATGTTTCAAGATCAACTTAGAGCGATGTTACGTGCTGGTTATGAAAGGGATCTTAGAATCATGTTCCCTATGGTATCCGGAGTAGAAGAGATACATTCAGCCAAGGAACATATTAAGAAAGCTATTGATTGTCTTGTTCAGGAAGGATACGACTGTAACAGAAACCCTAAATTAGGGGCTATGATTGAATTACCTTCTGCTGTCATTATAGCAGAAAGATTAGCTGAAGAATTAGATTTCTTCTCAATTGGTACCAATGATTTGGTTATGTACCTATTAGGAGCAGACAGAACGAATGGCAATTTGATTGACCTATACTGTATCCATCATCCCGCTGTTTTAATAACCCTCGATTCTTTGATTAAGCGCTTATCCACGTATGACGTGGAAATAAGTGTGTGCGGGGATTCTGCTTCAGATCCAGCTATGTTGCCCTTTTATCTAGCTCTTAAGATTTCTTCCATTAGTGTCTCTCCTGACAATCTGATTAAGGTCAGGAAATACATCGCCGCTCTAGATCAGGCAAAAGTAGAGGAAATCCATGATAGAATGCTGGCCATAAGAGATAGTGCTGAAATGAATGCCTATGTTAAATCTGTAGCTCAGGAGATAGAAGAAAGAGTCCATGAGCTTTTTGAATAA
- a CDS encoding MATE family efflux transporter, which yields MTKDLTKGKTFNLILNFALPVLLGYLFQQFYNLVDTIIVGKGIGVGALAAVGSTGSVNFLIIGFCVGISTGVSIPVAQCFGAGDYSKMRQYIYNSVILMASVAVVFTIITVIFCKQLLIIMLTPYDIIDQASKYISIIFMGIPFILLFNLVASILRAVGDNKTPLVFLVVASIINIFLDLLLILVFQWGVAGAAIATIVSQGISGIACLVYMLKKFPILIPEHRDRQLDKSLLLNLTNSGLPMGLQYSVTAIGSVLLQVSINTLGSEIVAAVTAASKINIFFCAPFDALGTTMATFAGQNVGAKKWKRLKKGLRESLQIGFVYSIGAFVFMILFGKHLGTLFVDSSQITILNEIYIFLIFQSAFFCLLAIVNIVRFMIQGMGFGTFSIFSGVFEMIARAVMGLYIVPIFGFSAVCIASPMAWLLADLFLIPAFYFCLRRLLSSHKKARLKLQLLYSGNV from the coding sequence ATGACTAAAGATCTGACAAAAGGAAAAACTTTTAACTTAATACTCAATTTTGCTTTACCCGTATTATTGGGATACCTTTTTCAGCAATTTTATAATTTGGTTGATACTATTATTGTAGGAAAAGGAATTGGTGTAGGAGCACTGGCAGCAGTAGGCTCAACAGGATCAGTTAATTTTTTAATTATTGGGTTCTGCGTAGGAATTAGTACAGGAGTCTCTATTCCTGTGGCTCAATGTTTTGGTGCAGGCGACTATAGTAAAATGCGTCAATACATCTATAACTCTGTCATTCTTATGGCATCAGTGGCTGTTGTATTCACAATCATTACAGTTATATTCTGTAAACAATTATTAATAATCATGCTCACACCATATGATATTATCGATCAAGCATCCAAGTATATCAGTATTATTTTTATGGGTATTCCTTTCATCCTTTTGTTCAATCTTGTAGCTTCCATATTGAGAGCTGTAGGAGATAACAAGACTCCCCTCGTGTTTTTAGTTGTTGCTTCCATAATTAATATTTTTCTGGATCTCCTGTTGATTCTTGTCTTCCAATGGGGTGTTGCCGGTGCGGCAATAGCCACTATCGTATCTCAGGGAATATCAGGAATAGCTTGTTTAGTATATATGCTAAAGAAATTCCCCATCCTTATACCGGAACACCGAGATAGACAACTCGACAAATCTTTATTATTAAATTTAACTAATTCAGGTCTACCCATGGGGCTTCAGTACTCTGTGACAGCGATAGGCTCTGTTCTTCTTCAGGTTTCCATTAACACGTTAGGTTCGGAGATTGTTGCAGCAGTCACAGCGGCCAGTAAGATAAATATCTTTTTCTGTGCCCCTTTTGACGCACTAGGGACAACGATGGCAACCTTTGCCGGACAAAATGTAGGGGCCAAAAAATGGAAACGCTTAAAGAAAGGTTTACGAGAAAGTCTACAAATTGGTTTTGTATATTCGATTGGTGCTTTTGTATTTATGATCTTGTTTGGAAAACATCTGGGAACTCTATTTGTTGATTCCTCTCAAATAACTATTCTAAATGAAATCTATATCTTCCTTATCTTCCAGAGTGCCTTCTTCTGTCTACTTGCGATAGTTAATATCGTTAGATTCATGATACAGGGAATGGGGTTTGGAACTTTTTCCATATTCTCTGGAGTATTCGAAATGATAGCAAGAGCTGTCATGGGTTTATATATTGTGCCCATATTTGGGTTCTCAGCTGTGTGTATAGCTTCTCCTATGGCTTGGTTACTAGCAGATTTATTTCTTATTCCAGCCTTTTACTTCTGCTTAAGAAGATTACTAAGTAGTCACAAAAAAGCCCGTCTTAAATTACAACTCTTGTATTCAGGAAATGTTTAG
- a CDS encoding response regulator transcription factor, whose product METLIAIIDDDISLQGTLTIALKKKGYKVVTYSTGAEAILNITREKPNLIILDIMMPLMDGINFCKVFRSQNQSTPIIFLSSRNDEVSKIEALQNGGDDYVIKPFSLKELLVRIEVCLRRSLLMESSRIMPIEETSPFQVNKLSYELRHRNKVINLTVTEFRIFTTLYDNKGIVFTRDQLMNAAYPNDAFISDRNIDAHITRIRRKIERVYPEYNDIESVYGVGYKYV is encoded by the coding sequence ATGGAAACATTAATTGCCATAATAGATGACGATATAAGTTTGCAAGGGACTCTTACTATAGCCTTAAAGAAGAAGGGCTATAAGGTTGTCACTTACTCCACAGGCGCTGAGGCCATACTTAATATCACAAGGGAAAAGCCAAACCTTATCATTCTGGACATCATGATGCCTTTAATGGATGGTATAAATTTTTGCAAAGTTTTTCGTTCCCAAAATCAAAGTACACCTATCATCTTTTTATCAAGTCGAAATGATGAGGTGTCCAAGATTGAGGCCTTACAAAATGGAGGGGATGATTATGTCATCAAACCTTTTTCTCTAAAAGAACTGTTGGTAAGAATAGAAGTATGTTTACGAAGATCCCTACTAATGGAATCAAGTAGGATAATGCCCATAGAAGAGACTTCCCCATTTCAAGTAAATAAACTGTCCTATGAATTAAGGCATAGAAATAAGGTAATCAATCTGACGGTTACAGAATTCAGGATATTCACTACTTTATATGACAATAAGGGAATTGTGTTTACACGTGATCAACTAATGAATGCCGCCTATCCCAATGATGCCTTTATTTCTGATCGCAATATAGATGCCCATATAACCAGAATACGTAGAAAAATTGAAAGAGTTTATCCCGAATATAATGACATTGAATCCGTATATGGTGTGGGATATAAATATGTCTAA
- a CDS encoding extracellular solute-binding protein, producing MKRIFLFSLLFAIMVSWVFSGGQHSDVENGKLDLSKKVELQFWMLGNAPGDLKLIEEEVNKLALEDLNCTVKFNYTTWTDWSQKYKLLLTSGQQIDLIFTSEWTDYQRYARSGAFLELENIVPIAAPELNTFIPENYWNAVKVAGHIYTMPNTWKEYVYDGFEYREDLRKKYKLPEINSIETIEMYLEAIAENEPSMMPLGEGGTGPKGFLMVYPITAELLHPWSDRSMDNYGLVSDNANPRVMYQYWGSEEHLNDLKRWKKWADNGYWSRSILSSTEDPVAAFQAGKLGAKISGINPVKYSQDVIVMGKNHPDWEVGYYPFSYATRIVHPVHPTHNGFAVPVSSKYPGRAVALFEKLVMDKKYNRLTNYGIEGVHYTNDNGYYKMLGNAETSGFKRESMNSWAWRNPEYMLFDPSFDLVKSIFTEFDKFSTPDLYNGFAEDYTPYQSQKTALEQVIAEYLAPLQAGLVEDVEAGLNKFMVEAKAAGMEEIQSEYLNQWYAYCDEMNIQ from the coding sequence ATGAAAAGGATTTTCTTGTTTTCACTATTATTTGCAATAATGGTGAGCTGGGTCTTCAGTGGGGGACAGCACAGTGATGTAGAGAATGGAAAGTTGGACTTATCCAAGAAAGTAGAACTGCAATTCTGGATGTTAGGTAATGCCCCCGGAGACCTAAAATTAATAGAAGAAGAAGTCAATAAGCTCGCCTTGGAAGACTTAAATTGTACAGTTAAGTTTAATTATACAACTTGGACGGACTGGTCTCAAAAATACAAATTACTACTAACCTCTGGACAGCAAATTGATTTGATATTTACGTCAGAATGGACAGATTACCAGAGATATGCCCGTAGTGGAGCCTTTTTGGAATTGGAAAATATCGTCCCTATTGCGGCTCCTGAGTTAAATACGTTTATACCTGAAAACTATTGGAATGCGGTCAAAGTGGCAGGTCATATCTATACAATGCCAAATACCTGGAAAGAATATGTCTATGATGGCTTTGAGTATCGTGAAGATTTGAGGAAAAAATATAAGCTTCCTGAAATAAACTCAATCGAAACTATTGAAATGTACCTAGAAGCCATAGCGGAAAACGAGCCATCCATGATGCCTCTGGGAGAAGGAGGAACAGGCCCCAAAGGCTTCTTAATGGTCTATCCTATTACAGCAGAATTGCTTCATCCCTGGTCTGATCGTAGCATGGATAATTATGGACTTGTGTCAGATAATGCTAATCCCAGAGTCATGTATCAATATTGGGGATCAGAAGAACATCTAAATGACCTCAAACGATGGAAGAAATGGGCTGATAATGGTTATTGGTCAAGAAGCATTTTATCCTCAACAGAAGATCCCGTAGCTGCTTTTCAAGCTGGAAAATTAGGCGCCAAAATATCAGGAATAAATCCAGTTAAGTATAGTCAGGATGTCATTGTGATGGGTAAGAATCATCCTGATTGGGAAGTTGGATATTATCCCTTTAGTTATGCCACTAGAATCGTACATCCTGTTCATCCTACACACAATGGTTTTGCCGTTCCCGTGAGCAGTAAGTACCCAGGAAGAGCTGTCGCCCTATTTGAAAAATTAGTCATGGATAAAAAGTATAATCGATTAACAAACTATGGTATTGAGGGCGTTCATTATACCAATGATAATGGATACTACAAAATGCTAGGGAACGCTGAAACATCAGGCTTTAAAAGGGAGTCTATGAATTCCTGGGCCTGGCGAAATCCAGAATACATGCTCTTCGATCCTAGTTTTGATCTAGTAAAATCGATTTTTACTGAATTTGATAAGTTTTCCACTCCTGACCTTTATAATGGATTTGCCGAAGACTATACCCCTTATCAGTCACAGAAAACGGCATTAGAACAAGTGATAGCAGAATATCTTGCTCCCTTACAGGCTGGTTTAGTAGAGGATGTCGAAGCTGGACTAAATAAGTTTATGGTTGAAGCAAAAGCAGCCGGAATGGAAGAGATCCAGTCTGAATATTTAAACCAGTGGTATGCCTATTGCGATGAAATGAATATCCAATAA
- a CDS encoding ABC transporter permease: MRNKTNELKKHGLLYLMAIPACLFFILNSYLPMFGIYLAFTKYNFRGGIFGSPFIGFENFKYLLESGTLFRITRNTFLYNLVFILLGNSLQIVTAILLSKIANRFVKRTTQSLMFLPYFVSYVILGVFVYNLLNYEKGLVNSLLIQWGMERFDAFNTPLFWIFGLIAAYIWKWLGYGTVIYLAAISGIPEEYYEAANIDGANAFQQIRYITLPSLKPTFITLLLLSIGRILRGQFDLFFNIIGNNGVLFSTTDVIDTFVYRSVAKTFDIGLGSAAGLYQSLFGFALIMIVNGIIKHINEDYALF, encoded by the coding sequence ATGAGAAATAAGACGAATGAATTAAAAAAACATGGTCTGCTGTATTTGATGGCTATTCCAGCTTGTCTCTTTTTTATTCTTAATTCCTACTTACCGATGTTTGGAATATATTTAGCATTTACTAAATATAATTTTAGGGGAGGAATCTTCGGAAGCCCCTTCATTGGATTTGAAAATTTTAAATACCTATTAGAATCTGGTACTTTATTCCGCATTACCCGTAATACCTTTCTCTATAATCTTGTCTTCATTCTGCTTGGAAATTCATTACAGATTGTAACAGCTATATTATTATCAAAAATAGCAAACCGCTTTGTCAAACGGACAACACAATCCTTAATGTTTCTACCTTATTTTGTTTCCTATGTCATATTAGGAGTGTTTGTCTACAATTTGTTAAACTATGAAAAAGGTCTCGTTAATAGTCTGCTTATTCAATGGGGTATGGAAAGGTTTGATGCCTTCAATACTCCCCTCTTCTGGATATTTGGACTTATTGCCGCTTATATATGGAAATGGTTAGGATATGGAACTGTCATCTATTTAGCCGCTATATCAGGAATTCCAGAAGAATACTATGAAGCGGCTAATATAGATGGAGCGAATGCTTTTCAACAAATTCGTTATATAACCCTTCCCTCTTTAAAACCCACATTTATCACCCTGCTACTACTTAGTATAGGTAGAATACTGAGAGGTCAATTTGATTTGTTTTTTAATATTATAGGAAATAATGGTGTCTTATTTTCTACTACTGATGTCATAGATACTTTTGTTTATCGCTCAGTAGCTAAGACATTTGATATTGGTCTTGGTTCTGCAGCTGGATTATACCAATCCCTTTTTGGCTTTGCTCTCATCATGATTGTTAATGGCATTATTAAACATATAAATGAAGATTATGCATTATTTTAG
- a CDS encoding glycosyl hydrolase family 8 yields the protein MNSIKRVFIICLFSSFFMACAGSIPQDRIAEAISGPFVPTSIIKPSLEQSKLDAQLLNFYREWKSFYLKQGCGPNRYLVDVSADGNKVEGGTAPETLTISEAHGYGMLISVMMADFDPESQKIFDGMVSYFHDHPARSNPGLMAWNQLSNCQDAGDDVGGYNSASDGDLDIAYALLLADRKWGSEGPFNYKKEALKVISAIKELDIDPDNHFVRIGDWVNRVDEGQYAYTTRSSDFMVSHFKAFGDFTGDSSWYAVRDTTYSIMDSISSSYSSDTYLIPDFIVGLPENPQPADPWFLEGSDDGLYSWNAARYPWRIALDYLLYDDDRAFQALMPLNVWIKRVSDGLPENIADTYSLNGKYSRKSGFDSMAFVSMFAVAATIDESNQQWLDDLWQDINEKSISDEDYYGNTLKLLAMITITGHWTKP from the coding sequence ATGAATAGTATTAAGAGAGTTTTTATCATTTGCCTGTTTTCTTCCTTCTTTATGGCCTGTGCCGGTAGTATCCCCCAGGATAGGATAGCAGAGGCCATTTCCGGCCCTTTCGTTCCTACTTCTATTATTAAGCCATCCCTTGAACAATCCAAGCTTGATGCTCAACTCCTCAACTTTTATAGAGAGTGGAAATCTTTTTACTTAAAACAAGGATGTGGACCTAATCGCTACCTTGTTGACGTCTCTGCTGATGGTAACAAAGTGGAAGGGGGAACAGCTCCTGAAACTTTAACTATTTCAGAAGCCCATGGCTACGGTATGCTTATTTCTGTCATGATGGCCGATTTTGACCCTGAAAGTCAGAAAATATTTGATGGTATGGTGTCTTACTTTCATGACCATCCTGCAAGATCAAATCCAGGGCTTATGGCATGGAATCAATTGAGTAATTGTCAGGATGCAGGTGATGATGTGGGAGGATACAATAGTGCTAGTGACGGGGATCTCGACATAGCCTATGCCCTTCTTTTAGCCGACAGAAAATGGGGAAGTGAGGGGCCATTCAACTATAAGAAGGAAGCCCTCAAGGTCATTTCTGCTATTAAGGAACTGGATATTGATCCTGACAATCACTTTGTTCGTATTGGAGACTGGGTCAATCGTGTTGATGAAGGGCAGTATGCTTATACGACCAGGTCTTCAGATTTTATGGTTTCCCATTTTAAGGCTTTTGGTGATTTTACAGGTGACAGCAGCTGGTATGCTGTAAGGGACACAACCTATTCTATCATGGATAGCATTAGCAGTTCCTATAGTAGCGATACTTATCTGATTCCGGATTTTATAGTGGGTCTTCCAGAGAATCCACAACCTGCGGATCCCTGGTTCCTGGAAGGAAGTGATGATGGCTTGTATTCATGGAATGCAGCCCGCTATCCCTGGCGTATTGCCCTTGATTATTTACTTTACGATGATGATAGGGCCTTTCAAGCCCTTATGCCCCTTAACGTATGGATCAAAAGAGTTAGTGATGGCCTTCCTGAAAATATTGCAGATACCTATAGCCTGAATGGTAAGTACTCAAGAAAAAGTGGTTTTGACTCAATGGCATTTGTCTCTATGTTTGCTGTGGCTGCTACAATCGATGAGTCTAATCAGCAATGGCTCGATGACCTATGGCAGGATATAAATGAAAAAAGCATCAGTGATGAAGACTATTATGGCAATACCCTTAAACTTCTCGCCATGATCACAATAACAGGACATTGGACGAAGCCTTAA
- a CDS encoding carbohydrate ABC transporter permease has product MQKKIKKPVSELIIQIVAIIVCGIAALLCLLPFLLVISGSLTDNDYILQYGYNILPGKFSLEAYQFIFEIPGPVLQAYGVTLLNTTVGTSIGLFIIAMTGYVLQRPDCKYRNRISFFIYFTTLFQGGLIAWYIMITRYYQLQDNRLVLILPLLMNPFLIILMKNFIKTSVPHDIIEAAIIDGANDFTIFTQIVLKLATPGLATIGLFLALAYWNDWFHSSLFISTPSKYSLQFFLYNTLNNTQAMRELSQTGASVSMEVPTESVRLAMAVICTGPIVLLYPFVQRYFVKGLTIGAVKG; this is encoded by the coding sequence GTGCAGAAAAAAATAAAGAAACCTGTATCTGAATTAATTATTCAAATCGTAGCTATTATTGTTTGTGGCATTGCAGCCCTATTATGTCTGCTCCCCTTTTTACTAGTCATTTCAGGATCTCTAACAGATAATGACTACATACTACAATACGGATACAATATTTTACCCGGTAAGTTTTCCCTTGAAGCCTATCAATTCATTTTTGAAATCCCCGGTCCTGTGCTTCAAGCTTACGGAGTCACCTTACTTAATACTACAGTAGGAACTTCTATAGGATTATTTATTATTGCGATGACAGGATATGTTCTTCAACGTCCCGATTGTAAATATAGAAATAGGATTTCCTTTTTCATATATTTTACAACCCTATTCCAAGGGGGACTCATCGCCTGGTACATAATGATCACAAGATATTATCAGCTACAAGATAATCGACTGGTTCTTATTCTGCCCCTTCTAATGAATCCATTTTTAATTATCTTAATGAAGAATTTCATTAAAACTTCCGTACCTCACGACATTATTGAAGCCGCGATTATTGATGGTGCTAATGATTTTACTATTTTCACACAGATCGTTCTCAAATTAGCCACTCCCGGGCTGGCTACTATTGGATTATTTTTAGCTCTGGCCTATTGGAATGACTGGTTTCATTCTTCATTGTTCATTTCCACCCCGTCAAAATATTCCTTGCAGTTTTTCCTATATAACACATTGAACAATACTCAAGCAATGAGAGAATTATCGCAAACGGGGGCCTCTGTCAGTATGGAAGTTCCTACCGAATCAGTTCGTCTCGCTATGGCAGTAATCTGTACAGGACCAATTGTACTGCTATATCCCTTTGTACAACGTTATTTTGTCAAAGGATTAACTATAGGAGCGGTTAAAGGTTAA